One part of the uncultured Bacteroides sp. genome encodes these proteins:
- a CDS encoding EpsG family protein produces MPAWILYIIVLPFLCFTFKNSKKYEYVPFLVLTVLCMFRYDMVTDYAPYLQEYYDVKNEGIFSQIAVGAFSDLSILLTNKGSEVGYVVLEWLFGFLPYGWVLLFASYIFFLYYLLYQELKRYDVVIIGTLVFILFNYINYYDNVVRQAICIALFMYGYRNYICKGNFWRYIPIVIIGATIHTSMIFALLLYPFLRWAKNKDITLSVSILGVSLAYLFNWLSSSYIVDFTNLINYRNREALEAGSLQDINTGLGLLFQSIMYYLPFYLYKTSKTNNQLYDTVYRYYYWYIVYVIAFCSVFNFIRLSYYLFVVPILAVSLLTKLDLDIKKRCVRFSVFLYLFWGFAGFTRRYYEDYPYKTVLCQDAIDGKVYVRGHSILGVDINRNTFDLLDR; encoded by the coding sequence ATGCCAGCTTGGATATTATATATTATTGTACTACCATTTTTGTGCTTTACTTTTAAGAATAGTAAAAAGTATGAATATGTCCCATTTTTAGTTCTTACTGTATTATGCATGTTTAGGTATGACATGGTCACAGATTATGCGCCCTATTTGCAAGAATATTATGATGTAAAGAACGAAGGAATATTTTCACAAATTGCTGTCGGGGCATTTTCGGATCTCTCTATTCTTCTCACTAACAAAGGTAGTGAAGTTGGATATGTGGTTTTAGAGTGGTTATTTGGCTTTCTACCTTATGGTTGGGTCTTATTATTTGCTAGTTATATTTTTTTCTTGTACTATTTATTGTATCAGGAGTTAAAAAGGTATGATGTCGTAATTATAGGAACTTTAGTCTTCATATTGTTCAACTATATTAATTATTACGATAATGTTGTGCGCCAAGCAATCTGCATAGCATTGTTTATGTATGGATATCGCAATTATATTTGTAAAGGCAATTTTTGGCGTTATATTCCAATTGTTATTATCGGAGCCACTATTCACACGTCAATGATTTTTGCCCTTCTGTTATATCCATTTTTGAGATGGGCAAAGAATAAGGACATTACACTCAGTGTCTCTATATTAGGTGTTTCGTTGGCTTATTTATTTAATTGGTTAAGCTCTTCTTATATTGTAGATTTTACAAACTTGATTAACTACAGAAATCGCGAGGCTCTTGAAGCAGGTAGTTTGCAAGATATCAATACAGGTCTGGGATTGTTATTCCAATCGATAATGTATTATTTACCGTTCTATTTGTACAAGACTTCAAAAACAAATAACCAACTTTATGATACGGTTTATAGATACTACTATTGGTACATTGTTTACGTAATAGCTTTTTGTAGTGTATTCAATTTTATCAGGTTATCTTACTACCTATTTGTCGTTCCAATTTTGGCTGTGTCACTATTAACAAAGTTAGACTTAGATATTAAAAAGAGGTGTGTCAGATTTTCAGTATTTTTATATTTGTTCTGGGGTTTTGCTGGCTTTACGCGAAGATACTACGAAGACTATCCGTACAAAACGGTGTTGTGCCAAGATGCTATTGATGGAAAGGTATACGTCCGAGGCCATTCTATACTCGGAGTAGATATAAATAGAAATACATTTGATTTATTAGATCGATAA
- a CDS encoding HAD-IIIA family hydrolase, which translates to MKTIAFIPVRGGSKSIPLKNIKPFCGKPLVCWNIEALENCPEVDEVIVATDSDDIWQTVEKQNYKKTHLYRRSAENACDTASTESVMLEYIHYANLSEDNIFMLVQATSPLTETIHFTEALQMYAKVGYDSILTCVRSYRFFWNEDGTSMNYDYMNRPRRQNFNGMLMENGAFYINTVKNILGNGNRLGGKIGVYEMPEYTATEIDEPDDWIILENLMRKHVLAHQSASASSIKLFLTDIDGTLTDGGMYYSENGDELKKFNTRDGMGMAMLREKGIKVGIITSEDRQLNQRRAEKLKLDYLRQGKKNGGKLAVAQEIADEMGISMQEVAYIGDDVNCIELLSAVGLAACPSDANDKVKSIPGIKLMTKKGGEGCVREFCDKII; encoded by the coding sequence ATGAAAACAATAGCATTTATCCCAGTTCGTGGTGGTAGCAAGTCTATCCCTCTCAAGAATATCAAGCCATTCTGTGGCAAACCTCTCGTATGTTGGAACATTGAAGCCCTCGAGAATTGTCCTGAAGTTGACGAGGTAATTGTTGCAACTGATTCCGACGACATTTGGCAGACCGTAGAGAAGCAGAACTACAAGAAGACTCATCTTTATCGTCGTTCTGCAGAGAATGCGTGTGATACTGCATCTACAGAGAGTGTAATGTTGGAGTACATACATTATGCTAATCTCTCGGAGGACAATATCTTCATGCTGGTTCAGGCAACCTCTCCACTTACCGAGACCATTCATTTTACTGAAGCCCTTCAAATGTATGCTAAGGTAGGATATGACAGCATACTGACTTGCGTTCGCAGTTACCGTTTCTTCTGGAACGAAGATGGCACCAGCATGAACTATGACTATATGAATCGTCCTCGTCGTCAGAACTTCAATGGTATGCTGATGGAGAATGGTGCTTTCTATATCAATACAGTAAAAAATATCCTTGGTAATGGCAACCGTCTTGGTGGAAAGATTGGTGTTTATGAAATGCCCGAATATACTGCAACCGAGATTGACGAACCAGATGATTGGATCATTCTCGAAAACCTCATGCGCAAGCACGTATTGGCTCATCAGTCAGCAAGCGCTTCATCCATCAAGCTTTTCCTGACCGATATAGATGGCACCCTTACTGATGGCGGTATGTACTATAGCGAGAATGGTGACGAGCTCAAGAAGTTCAACACTCGTGACGGTATGGGTATGGCAATGCTTCGCGAGAAAGGTATAAAGGTAGGTATCATCACCAGCGAGGATCGTCAGCTCAATCAGAGACGTGCAGAAAAACTGAAGCTCGACTACCTACGCCAGGGAAAAAAGAATGGTGGCAAACTGGCCGTAGCACAGGAGATAGCTGACGAAATGGGTATTTCCATGCAGGAAGTTGCCTATATTGGTGACGATGTAAATTGTATCGAACTTCTATCTGCCGTGGGACTGGCAGCTTGTCCTTCAGATGCAAACGATAAAGTAAAATCAATCCCAGGGATCAAGCTCATGACCAAGAAAGGTGGTGAAGGATGTGTAAGGGAGTTTTGTGATAAAATAATATAA
- a CDS encoding CBS domain-containing protein has product MIGVITDGDIRRAFISGATTDNTITEYVVRKFTSLSTSNDISDAIELFKNKAIKFFPILNEAGELVNVLTKTQLHALLLQDVHADINFDFSTLDDTVVDHEIFQHPWGFYKTTVLNEYFQSKIISVKPGQQLSLQSHNRREEHWIVAHGTGTVEIEKSIINVSCGSSLFIPMGSKHRLTNTDAVENLIITEVQIGDYLGEDDIVRYEDIYGRN; this is encoded by the coding sequence GTGATTGGTGTTATCACCGATGGCGATATTCGTAGAGCATTTATTTCGGGCGCAACTACTGATAACACAATCACCGAATATGTTGTTCGCAAGTTTACTTCTTTGAGTACCTCAAACGACATATCTGATGCTATCGAGTTATTCAAAAACAAAGCCATCAAATTCTTTCCTATATTGAATGAGGCAGGTGAGTTGGTTAACGTTCTTACTAAAACACAACTTCATGCTCTCCTGCTTCAAGATGTGCATGCTGATATCAATTTTGATTTCAGCACCTTGGATGATACTGTAGTAGATCATGAGATATTCCAGCATCCTTGGGGCTTCTATAAGACAACCGTACTCAACGAATACTTCCAATCTAAGATAATTAGCGTAAAACCTGGACAGCAATTAAGCCTTCAGTCGCATAATCGCAGAGAAGAGCATTGGATTGTAGCCCATGGTACCGGTACGGTTGAGATTGAAAAATCCATCATCAATGTATCGTGTGGTAGCTCGCTCTTCATTCCAATGGGATCCAAACATCGTCTGACAAATACAGATGCAGTAGAGAATCTGATTATTACTGAAGTACAAATTGGAGATTACCTCGGAGAGGATGACATCGTTCGTTACGAGGATATTTATGGTAGAAATTAA
- a CDS encoding N-acetylneuraminate synthase family protein produces the protein MNAPKIIAEIGCNHKGDMNIAKELIMTAATYCKADVVKFQKRCNTELLTPEEYNAPHPNSANSYGPTYGAHREFLEFTLDQHRQLQEWCNEFGIEYSTSVWDVTSAKEITTLQPKLIKIPSACNLNKPMLQYLCDNFGGEIHLSFGMTTKEEEEEIVSFFEQNGRAKDVVLYNCTSGYPVPFEDICLLELTRMRQAYADRVKAIGFSGHHLGIAVDAAAVALGAEWVERHYTLDRTWKGTDHAASLEPDGVRKLCRDCRAVTKALTYKQSDILDIEMVQRNKLKKNQVKGF, from the coding sequence ATGAACGCACCAAAAATCATTGCAGAAATCGGCTGCAACCACAAGGGCGACATGAACATCGCCAAAGAGTTAATCATGACTGCTGCTACCTATTGCAAGGCAGACGTAGTAAAGTTCCAGAAGCGTTGTAATACAGAGCTTCTTACACCTGAAGAGTACAATGCTCCTCACCCTAATTCCGCTAACTCATACGGTCCTACCTATGGAGCACATCGTGAGTTCCTCGAGTTTACACTCGACCAGCATCGTCAGCTTCAGGAGTGGTGTAATGAGTTCGGTATCGAGTATTCTACTTCTGTTTGGGATGTAACTTCAGCAAAGGAGATTACCACCCTTCAGCCTAAGCTCATCAAGATTCCTTCAGCATGCAACCTCAACAAGCCTATGCTTCAGTACCTTTGCGACAACTTCGGTGGCGAGATTCACCTGTCGTTCGGTATGACCACAAAGGAGGAGGAAGAAGAGATTGTTAGCTTCTTCGAGCAGAACGGTCGTGCAAAGGATGTAGTTCTCTACAATTGTACTTCCGGCTATCCTGTTCCTTTCGAGGATATCTGCTTGCTTGAGCTCACTCGTATGCGTCAGGCTTATGCTGATCGCGTGAAGGCTATCGGCTTCTCTGGTCACCACCTCGGAATTGCTGTTGATGCAGCAGCTGTTGCTCTGGGGGCTGAGTGGGTAGAGCGCCACTACACTCTCGACCGTACTTGGAAGGGTACCGACCATGCAGCTTCTCTTGAGCCTGATGGCGTACGCAAGCTTTGTCGTGACTGTCGCGCAGTTACAAAGGCACTCACCTACAAGCAGAGCGATATTCTCGACATCGAGATGGTTCAGCGCAACAAACTGAAGAAGAACCAGGTTAAGGGCTTCTAA
- a CDS encoding nucleoside-diphosphate sugar epimerase/dehydratase yields MIPKITNWYFSKKALPYWGVLALDCIIVMFSGYVAKYLEVGGLEFAQSFWTMTNGIIISIVLYAVAFRLFRTYAGIIRYSSFIDLQHVASATFTGSVLTYIASLALESVKGINMPDLLGICAMFFVSTFLMWLERVAVKRMFDGFRAENATPVAIYGTKAGGISIAFSIINVKVKKYRLVAFISDGVEMKNTYLLGKKVLLNGNGIAEDLKQMGVKVLLVSPLKSDIFRKNADMIDEFLAADIKIMMPSAAEEWDGKTPLTTQNLKEVDIEDLLPRDKIEVNMDAIGALLTGKKILITGAAGSIGSEMIRQVAVYKPAKMILIDQAETPMHTVRLMMAREFGDIESETIVSSIANKKHMEKIFAAHHPDYVFHAAAYKHVPMMENNPGIAVQNNIYGTRIIADLAVKYGTKKFVMISTDKAVNPTNVMGCSKRICEIYCQSLNKAIVEGKVKGVTQFVTTRFGNVLGSNGSVIPLFREQIKRGGPLTVTHPDITRFFMLIPEACKLVLEAGTMGKGGEIFVFDMGEPVKITQLASRMISLSGAKDIEIKFTGLREGEKLFEEVLNDEEQTKPTHHPKIMIANVREYDYETASQNEIRLLEASRSFDDMAIVKIMKEIVPEYKSKCSKYEVLDKTLNAQLISDILLKINSTH; encoded by the coding sequence ATGATTCCAAAAATCACCAATTGGTATTTCTCTAAGAAAGCACTTCCCTATTGGGGGGTTCTTGCCTTAGATTGTATTATTGTAATGTTCTCCGGATACGTTGCAAAGTATCTTGAAGTTGGAGGTTTAGAATTTGCTCAGTCATTCTGGACAATGACAAATGGCATAATAATCAGCATCGTGCTTTATGCTGTAGCGTTTCGGCTATTTCGTACCTACGCCGGTATTATCCGTTATTCATCTTTTATAGACCTGCAGCATGTAGCTTCTGCCACATTTACAGGATCAGTGCTTACCTACATTGCCTCTTTGGCACTGGAATCTGTCAAGGGTATCAATATGCCCGATCTTTTGGGCATTTGTGCCATGTTCTTTGTCTCTACATTCTTGATGTGGTTGGAACGTGTTGCTGTTAAGCGCATGTTTGATGGTTTCCGTGCAGAGAATGCAACGCCTGTTGCCATCTATGGAACCAAGGCTGGTGGTATTAGCATTGCTTTCAGCATCATAAACGTAAAGGTAAAGAAATACCGTCTGGTGGCTTTTATCTCAGATGGCGTGGAAATGAAGAATACTTACTTGCTAGGTAAGAAGGTTCTCTTAAATGGCAATGGTATTGCTGAGGATTTGAAGCAGATGGGCGTTAAAGTGCTCCTCGTTTCTCCGCTAAAAAGTGATATATTCCGCAAGAATGCAGACATGATCGATGAATTCCTTGCTGCCGATATCAAAATAATGATGCCTTCTGCAGCAGAGGAGTGGGATGGTAAGACTCCTTTGACTACTCAGAACCTCAAGGAAGTGGACATTGAAGACCTCCTCCCACGTGATAAGATTGAGGTGAATATGGATGCCATTGGTGCATTGCTCACCGGTAAGAAGATTCTTATCACGGGTGCTGCCGGTTCCATTGGCAGTGAGATGATTCGTCAGGTGGCGGTATACAAGCCTGCGAAGATGATTCTTATTGATCAGGCAGAGACCCCTATGCATACTGTACGTCTGATGATGGCTCGTGAATTCGGTGACATTGAGAGCGAAACCATTGTCTCCAGCATTGCTAATAAGAAACACATGGAGAAGATCTTTGCTGCGCATCATCCGGATTACGTGTTCCATGCAGCTGCCTACAAGCATGTGCCTATGATGGAGAACAACCCGGGCATTGCTGTTCAGAACAATATCTATGGTACACGTATAATTGCAGACCTTGCAGTGAAGTACGGCACCAAGAAGTTTGTGATGATCTCAACCGATAAGGCGGTGAACCCAACCAATGTAATGGGTTGCTCAAAGCGAATCTGCGAGATTTACTGTCAGTCTCTCAATAAGGCTATTGTCGAGGGTAAGGTGAAGGGAGTTACTCAGTTTGTAACCACTCGTTTCGGTAATGTATTGGGAAGCAATGGCTCGGTAATTCCTCTGTTCCGTGAACAGATAAAGAGGGGCGGTCCGCTTACCGTTACGCATCCTGACATCACTCGCTTCTTTATGCTGATTCCTGAGGCTTGTAAGCTCGTGCTGGAGGCTGGTACCATGGGGAAAGGTGGCGAAATTTTTGTTTTCGACATGGGTGAACCGGTAAAGATTACTCAACTTGCTTCACGCATGATCAGTCTTTCCGGCGCTAAGGATATTGAAATAAAGTTCACCGGACTTCGTGAAGGTGAGAAACTTTTCGAGGAGGTGCTGAACGATGAAGAGCAAACAAAGCCTACACACCACCCCAAGATTATGATTGCCAACGTTCGTGAATACGATTACGAGACTGCAAGCCAAAACGAAATTCGTTTACTGGAAGCATCCCGTTCGTTCGATGATATGGCTATTGTGAAGATAATGAAAGAAATTGTGCCGGAGTACAAGAGCAAGTGCTCTAAGTATGAGGTTTTGGATAAAACCTTGAATGCACAACTGATATCTGATATCTTATTAAAAATAAACTCAACCCATTGA
- a CDS encoding polysaccharide biosynthesis/export family protein: MNRQNYRYLLLFAVILLFSACKSAKNIAYLEGAESLTPDQLAQSSQPFNATIKPNDLLRIVVSGSEDAETYFPFNILTSVPSNSNQTYGTATLQNYLVDNKGTIDFPVLGKLAVVNQSTNAVTKEITQKLRPYLKGDIVVTVRFADYKISVLGEVARPGAFTLSDEKINVLQALSMAGDLTIYGRRDVVKILRELPDGQKNIVTLNLNDKNLIFSPYFYLQQGDVVYVEPNQAKAKGSDVGSATSILISVASVVIGVASLIVTLAK, encoded by the coding sequence ATGAACAGACAAAACTATCGCTATTTACTGCTCTTCGCAGTAATACTACTCTTTTCTGCATGTAAATCTGCAAAAAATATCGCCTATCTGGAAGGAGCCGAATCACTAACACCCGATCAACTGGCTCAAAGTTCACAACCCTTTAATGCTACCATCAAACCGAACGATTTACTGCGTATTGTGGTAAGTGGTTCCGAGGATGCTGAAACCTATTTTCCTTTTAATATACTGACTTCTGTTCCTTCTAATTCAAATCAAACTTATGGGACAGCAACATTACAAAATTATTTGGTTGATAATAAAGGAACCATCGATTTTCCTGTATTAGGTAAATTAGCAGTTGTTAATCAATCCACCAATGCTGTAACAAAAGAAATTACTCAAAAGCTTAGACCGTATTTAAAAGGAGATATTGTTGTAACCGTTCGTTTTGCCGATTATAAAATATCTGTACTGGGCGAAGTTGCTCGTCCGGGAGCCTTCACTTTGTCCGATGAAAAGATTAATGTGCTTCAGGCACTCTCCATGGCAGGAGACTTAACAATCTATGGCCGCAGAGATGTAGTTAAGATACTTCGTGAATTGCCAGATGGACAAAAAAACATCGTTACCCTCAATTTGAACGATAAAAACCTGATATTCTCACCCTATTTTTATTTGCAGCAAGGCGATGTTGTTTATGTAGAACCCAATCAGGCTAAAGCCAAAGGTTCTGATGTTGGTAGTGCCACCAGTATACTTATCTCTGTAGCTTCAGTTGTAATTGGAGTTGCTTCTTTGATTGTAACATTAGCAAAATAA
- a CDS encoding polysaccharide biosynthesis/export family protein yields MKNIIKIITLLLMAAIVSGCRSAKNVAYLQGVENLTDAQLQRSAQPYSAKIKPNDMLRIIVSGAEDPDTYMPFNLLTSVPYNDNATQATASLQSYLVDTRGTINFPVLGKLYVVNSTTDQVKQMITEKLKDYLKADLVVTVRFVNYKISVLGEVNQPGVYLVPDEKISILQALSLAGDLTLYGRRDVVKILREESDGSKTITTLNLNDRNLIFSPFYYLRQGDVVYVEPNKTKAKGAGVGAATNIVFSVVSVVIGVASLIVTVAR; encoded by the coding sequence ATGAAAAACATTATTAAAATAATCACCCTCCTGCTCATGGCAGCCATCGTAAGTGGATGTCGGTCAGCAAAGAACGTGGCCTACCTGCAAGGCGTAGAGAACCTTACCGATGCACAACTGCAACGAAGTGCACAACCCTATAGTGCAAAGATAAAACCCAACGATATGTTGCGCATCATTGTAAGTGGAGCCGAAGATCCCGATACCTATATGCCCTTCAATCTGTTAACTTCAGTACCCTATAACGATAATGCCACCCAGGCCACTGCTTCGCTGCAAAGCTACCTGGTAGATACCCGTGGCACCATCAACTTCCCCGTGCTGGGAAAACTCTATGTAGTTAATTCCACCACCGATCAGGTAAAACAGATGATTACCGAAAAGCTTAAAGACTACCTCAAGGCAGACCTCGTAGTCACCGTACGCTTTGTCAATTATAAAATATCCGTGCTGGGCGAAGTCAACCAGCCCGGTGTTTATCTGGTGCCAGATGAAAAAATCAGTATCCTGCAAGCTCTTTCCCTGGCAGGAGACCTCACCCTCTATGGCCGGAGAGATGTGGTAAAGATTCTGCGCGAAGAGTCCGATGGCAGTAAAACCATCACCACCCTCAATCTCAACGACCGTAACCTCATCTTTTCACCCTTCTATTACCTCCGTCAGGGCGATGTGGTTTATGTAGAGCCCAATAAAACCAAAGCCAAGGGAGCTGGAGTAGGAGCCGCCACTAATATTGTATTCTCCGTGGTGTCCGTGGTTATCGGTGTAGCCTCCCTGATTGTAACCGTTGCCAGGTAA
- a CDS encoding beta-galactosidase family protein translates to MKKQLSALLVALMLISGAAFAQQAKHSFAIKDGNFLYDGKPTQIHSGEMHFARVPAPYWRHRLQMMKAMGLNAVASYVFWNYHETAPGVWDFKTGNRNIREFIKTAGEVGLMVILRPGPYACAEWEFGGYPWWLQKTPGLVIRTDNKQFLDSCKVYINKLANEVRDLQITKGGPVVMVQAENEFGSYVAQRPDIPLETHKKYSAAIRQQLLDAGFDIPMFTSDGSWLFKGGAIEGALPTANGEDNIKNLKKVVDEFNGGKGPYMVAEFYPGWLDHWAEPFQKVSAENVAKQTKKYLDNGVSFNFYMVHGGTNFGFTAGANYSTKKNIQPDITSYDYDAPISEAGWVTPKYTAIRDLMKQYVKYEVPAIPAQIPVIEIPEIKLAKTVNLMDVVSKMEPVENDTVMTFEDLNQGHGYVLYRRHFNQPINGELKIKGIRDFATVYINGKKVGELNRVFEKDSMNIDVPFNSTLDILVENLGRINYGAQITDNLKGITTPVTINGIEITGNWEMYKLPMSEMPDLKAYTTSYTAGQPVIYEGEFKVSKPGDTFLDMEKWGKGIVFVNGFNLGRYWKVGPQQTLYLPGCLLKKGVNKIVVFEQLNDVRQGSLSGVKVPVLDKVIK, encoded by the coding sequence ATGAAAAAACAACTCTCTGCTTTGCTTGTAGCACTTATGTTGATAAGCGGAGCTGCCTTTGCTCAACAGGCGAAACACTCGTTTGCCATAAAGGACGGTAACTTTCTGTATGACGGCAAACCGACTCAGATTCACTCGGGAGAAATGCACTTTGCACGTGTGCCGGCTCCGTACTGGCGCCACCGATTACAGATGATGAAGGCCATGGGGCTGAACGCGGTGGCTAGTTATGTGTTCTGGAACTACCACGAAACGGCTCCGGGGGTGTGGGACTTTAAAACGGGTAACCGCAATATACGTGAGTTTATTAAGACTGCAGGGGAAGTGGGACTGATGGTGATTCTGCGCCCTGGTCCGTATGCTTGTGCGGAATGGGAATTCGGTGGCTACCCGTGGTGGCTGCAAAAGACTCCGGGACTGGTGATTCGCACGGACAACAAGCAGTTCCTGGATTCGTGCAAGGTGTACATTAACAAGCTGGCCAACGAGGTGCGCGACTTGCAGATTACGAAGGGTGGCCCGGTGGTAATGGTGCAGGCTGAGAACGAATTCGGATCTTACGTAGCACAGCGTCCGGATATTCCGCTGGAGACTCACAAGAAGTATAGTGCGGCCATTCGCCAGCAGTTGCTTGATGCTGGCTTCGACATTCCGATGTTTACATCGGACGGTAGCTGGCTGTTTAAAGGGGGTGCCATTGAGGGTGCGCTGCCTACTGCCAATGGTGAGGATAACATAAAGAACCTGAAGAAGGTGGTGGATGAGTTTAACGGTGGCAAGGGTCCGTACATGGTGGCTGAGTTCTACCCGGGATGGCTGGACCACTGGGCTGAACCGTTCCAGAAGGTATCTGCCGAGAATGTGGCGAAACAGACTAAAAAGTACCTGGATAATGGGGTGAGCTTTAACTTTTACATGGTGCACGGGGGGACTAACTTTGGATTTACCGCGGGTGCCAACTATAGCACAAAGAAGAATATTCAGCCGGACATAACCAGTTATGATTATGATGCGCCGATAAGTGAAGCGGGATGGGTAACGCCGAAGTACACTGCCATACGCGACCTGATGAAGCAGTATGTGAAGTATGAGGTACCTGCCATACCTGCTCAGATTCCGGTGATTGAGATTCCTGAAATAAAGCTTGCCAAAACAGTGAACCTGATGGACGTGGTGAGCAAGATGGAGCCGGTGGAAAACGACACGGTGATGACTTTTGAGGATTTGAATCAGGGTCACGGGTATGTGTTGTATCGCCGTCATTTTAATCAGCCTATCAATGGCGAGCTGAAGATTAAGGGTATTCGCGACTTTGCCACTGTATACATTAACGGCAAAAAGGTGGGTGAGCTGAACCGTGTATTCGAGAAGGACAGCATGAATATTGATGTGCCTTTTAACAGCACACTGGATATTTTGGTAGAGAACCTGGGACGTATAAACTACGGTGCTCAGATAACTGATAACCTAAAGGGTATCACTACTCCGGTAACCATTAACGGCATTGAGATAACCGGCAACTGGGAGATGTACAAGCTACCAATGAGCGAAATGCCTGACTTAAAGGCTTACACAACAAGTTACACTGCCGGACAACCTGTGATTTACGAAGGTGAGTTTAAGGTGAGCAAACCAGGTGATACTTTCCTTGACATGGAGAAATGGGGCAAGGGCATTGTGTTTGTGAATGGTTTTAACCTTGGTCGTTATTGGAAAGTCGGTCCGCAACAAACGCTTTACCTTCCGGGATGCCTTTTGAAAAAGGGTGTTAATAAGATTGTTGTTTTTGAACAACTGAATGATGTTAGGCAGGGTTCACTTTCAGGAGTGAAGGTTCCTGTTCTTGATAAAGTTATTAAATAG
- a CDS encoding ketoacyl-ACP synthase III gives MNLTFKHKKITGILTVLPKNEVKFEDEMSNYHFSESKALKLKVTMGYNKHHIVEDGVSVSDLCTFGLEYLFNQQLLAKDDIDALVLVTQSPDYFMPPTSSVIQGRAGLKQDIICMDINQGCSGYIIGLIQSFLLLDQPAINKVALLNADILSRKVSKKDHNSNPLIGDAASITIVEKSDSDETIHCNIKMDGTRYDALIIPAGGFRQPSTPETAVMEEDIDGNLRSKDNLVMKGDAVFNFMQTEVPPMIEDILEAAGVTKDEIDYYMFHQPNRFMLNKLADRLEVPREKMPSNVVGDFGNASGVSIPTAITYNLGDKLLTNRYKTCLAGFGVGLTWGSMIVELDRLKFSSIIYF, from the coding sequence ATGAACCTCACATTTAAGCACAAAAAGATAACCGGCATTCTTACTGTCCTGCCTAAGAATGAAGTTAAGTTCGAGGACGAAATGAGCAATTACCATTTCTCCGAGTCAAAAGCCCTGAAGCTGAAGGTCACCATGGGATACAATAAACACCATATTGTAGAGGACGGCGTATCCGTGTCCGATCTCTGCACCTTTGGTCTCGAGTACCTTTTTAATCAGCAGCTGCTTGCAAAAGATGATATCGATGCCTTGGTGCTGGTCACCCAGTCACCCGATTATTTCATGCCGCCAACCAGCAGCGTTATTCAAGGTCGTGCGGGGCTGAAGCAGGATATCATCTGCATGGATATCAACCAGGGATGCTCGGGGTACATCATCGGACTCATTCAGTCTTTCCTTTTGCTCGATCAGCCTGCCATCAACAAAGTGGCACTGCTCAATGCTGATATCCTCAGTCGTAAAGTCTCCAAAAAAGATCATAACAGCAACCCGCTTATTGGCGATGCTGCATCCATAACCATTGTAGAAAAGAGCGATAGTGACGAAACTATCCACTGTAACATCAAGATGGATGGCACCCGTTATGATGCCCTCATCATTCCTGCCGGAGGATTCCGTCAGCCCTCAACACCCGAAACAGCCGTTATGGAAGAGGATATCGATGGCAATCTCCGCTCAAAAGATAACCTCGTGATGAAAGGCGATGCCGTCTTCAACTTTATGCAAACAGAAGTGCCACCAATGATAGAAGATATCCTCGAAGCAGCCGGAGTAACCAAAGACGAGATAGACTATTACATGTTCCATCAGCCCAACCGTTTCATGCTCAATAAACTGGCGGACCGTCTGGAAGTGCCGCGCGAGAAAATGCCAAGCAACGTTGTTGGCGATTTCGGTAATGCCAGTGGTGTATCCATCCCCACAGCCATTACCTATAACCTGGGAGATAAGCTCTTGACAAACCGATACAAAACCTGTCTTGCCGGTTTTGGTGTTGGGCTCACCTGGGGGAGTATGATAGTGGAGCTTGATCGGCTGAAGTTCAGCAGCATTATTTATTTTTAA
- a CDS encoding acyl carrier protein, translating into MKETILTILNGLRPEFDFSQSANFIDEGMLDSLDVVNLVTDLEDAYGILIDGVDILPNNFSSVDSIINLLIKNGAKA; encoded by the coding sequence ATGAAAGAGACGATCCTAACCATTTTAAACGGATTACGTCCTGAGTTCGATTTCAGTCAATCCGCTAACTTTATTGACGAAGGTATGCTCGATTCACTCGATGTGGTAAACCTCGTAACCGATCTGGAAGACGCTTACGGCATCCTCATCGATGGCGTAGATATACTTCCCAATAACTTCTCATCGGTCGATAGTATTATAAACCTGTTAATCAAAAACGGAGCAAAAGCATGA